Proteins found in one Gemmatimonadaceae bacterium genomic segment:
- a CDS encoding SRPBCC family protein, giving the protein MTSRAWHLTTSLTVPRTLDETFAFFADASNLGRITPPELRFEIRTPMPVAMRAGALIDYTIGLHGLPMRWRTLISAWEPPHRFIDEQVKGPYAEWVHEHRCVAVPGGTRIDDHVRFRLPFAPLGDVAAPFVHRTLRRIFAHRQETVAQLLAPGRSDVVISPVQIAREAPSAD; this is encoded by the coding sequence ATGACCTCTCGCGCCTGGCACCTCACCACCTCCCTGACCGTCCCGCGGACGCTCGACGAGACCTTCGCGTTCTTCGCCGACGCGTCGAATCTGGGGCGCATCACGCCGCCGGAGCTTCGGTTCGAGATCCGGACGCCGATGCCGGTGGCCATGCGTGCGGGCGCGCTGATTGACTACACGATCGGGCTGCACGGACTGCCGATGCGGTGGCGCACGCTGATCAGCGCCTGGGAGCCCCCGCACCGGTTCATTGACGAGCAGGTGAAAGGACCGTACGCGGAATGGGTGCACGAGCACCGCTGCGTTGCCGTTCCCGGCGGCACGCGCATTGACGACCATGTGCGCTTCCGGCTGCCGTTCGCGCCGCTCGGTGACGTCGCGGCGCCCTTCGTGCACCGCACGCTGCGCCGGATCTTCGCGCATCGCCAGGAAACCGTGGCGCAGCTGCTCGCGCCGGGCCGATCGGACGTGGTGATATCGCCGGTGCAAATCGCGCGCGAGGCGCCGTCCGCGGACTGA